In one window of Pirellulales bacterium DNA:
- a CDS encoding SRPBCC domain-containing protein: MAESTTDSPPKLVLHRTLRAPRERVFRAWTDPQQLSQWFAPAPDMDHPIMEVDFRVGGRYRIGMQRPGAPLYIVAGEYREISPPRRLVFTWQWQNEGSLRDETLVTVELLDHDGGTRLVLTHELLPTEIDRTKHGEGWTGCLDRLERFLPSLC; the protein is encoded by the coding sequence ATGGCAGAGTCTACGACGGACAGCCCGCCAAAACTTGTGCTGCACCGCACCTTGCGGGCGCCGCGCGAACGCGTCTTTCGCGCCTGGACCGATCCGCAGCAGTTGTCCCAATGGTTTGCGCCAGCGCCGGACATGGACCATCCGATCATGGAGGTCGACTTCCGCGTCGGCGGCCGGTATCGGATTGGGATGCAGCGGCCGGGCGCGCCGCTCTACATCGTGGCCGGCGAATACCGCGAGATCAGCCCGCCGCGGCGGCTGGTGTTCACCTGGCAGTGGCAGAACGAAGGCAGCCTGCGCGATGAGACCCTCGTCACGGTCGAGCTCTTGGATCACGACGGCGGCACCCGACTGGTGCTCACGCACGAGCTGCTGCCGACTGAAATCGACCGCACCAAACACGGCGAAGGCTGGACCGGCTGCCTCGATCGGCTCGAGCGCTTCCTGCCGTCGCTCTGCTAG